The Rhodohalobacter sp. SW132 genomic sequence AACACAGACCTGATGATCTTCAACTCTGCGGAGATCATTTCATATTTATCACATCAATTTATACTCACTCCTGGTGATTTAATTTTCACAGGTACGCCAAAAGGTGTTTCGTCCGTTACAAGAGGCGATATCATAACGGGAAAAATCGGCGACGGCCTCTCAACCATTGATGTAGATGTTCAGTAAACAAAAATTATTTCATTGCCTGTTGGTTTTGCTCTTTTGGAGTTCGTCCGCCATACCCGGACAGACACAGGACCTCTCTTTTCTAAGCGACTCGGTCTCCTACCTTTGGCCTACCAATGCCAGTCCCTATCTCTCTTCAACATTTGGGGAGACACGTTCTGCGCATCTTCACTCAGGTATAGATATTCGAACATGGGGTCGTGAAGGCTACGAGGTGTATGCTACGCGCGATGGAATTGTTCACAGAATTGGTATCAGCCCAAACGGTTACGGAAAAGTTATTTACCTGAAGCATGATGACGGATCATTTTCGGTTTATGCCCACCTGCATCGGTTTGAACCAGAACTGCGCGCCTATGCTGATTCTGTCCGCCTGCAAGATTATCGATTTGAAATCGACCGTGTGATTGAAGGTGAAAACTTCAGGTTTAATCGCGGGGACATCATCGGGTATACCGGATCAACAGGAGTTGGCCCCCCGCATCTTCATTTTGAACTCAGAACGCCGGATTTTAAACCATTCAATCCGCTTCTTACAAACTTGAGTGTAGCCGACAATCTGCCACCGGTTTTCAACGGGCTTGCCGTGGAAGTTCTCCACCCGGAAACTCTGCACTTTAAAGAATACCGAAGGGTCCAGCCGCAAAGCAATCAAACGGGAATTACTGATTTCGGAACCATCAAAACCTCCGAACCGATCGGCCTGGCTGTAAATGTTCACGATCGTGCAAACCGCACCCCGAATGTTTACGCCGTTTATGAGTTGATGACGATTGCGGATGGTGATACGCTTTTTCACTCCAAAGCGGACCGTTTTGGGTTTGGAGAATCGCAAATGATGTTTCTGGATCGCTCCTACCCAATACTTGCAGCGACAAGAAGAGGCTATCAGCGGCTCTTCGTTGTGAACGGTAACCGGCTGCCACTCTATAAATCCATTAAGAACCGGGGAGTTTTAGCGCTTGATGCCGGAATACATAAAATTGATATCATTGCGAAAGACATCTATGGCAATGAAAGCAGAGCCACCGTAAATGTTGAATTCGAAAACGATATTTCTGATCTGAATATCAGTTCAGTACCTGCGTACCCGTACCATAACTTTCGGCAAGCAGGAAAACGCTCCCAGGGGCATCCTAATTCTGCAAAACCCGCACCCTCCTATTTTATTACTGAATCGGTTACCGGCGGGCCATCTGCCAACGGTGATCGAAGGTATATATTCACTGACAGATCAAACCCGGAATCCGCCGGTAAAACGCTAATTCCCGGCAGAAAAAGCACGCTGCCCAGCATCAATAACCGCGCCTGGATGGACATCCCGGCTGATGCTCTTTATGATACACTTTCCGTAACCATGACGTACAACACGACAGGAGACATCCCGGCGATTCGTTTTTCTCCAAACCGGCTGCCGGTAAACCGTCCGCTGGATATAACCATGATTCTACCGGAATCACACAGAAATTTAAATGGATTGGGTCTTTATTCATACGATGAATTCCGAAACCGGTATGTGTTTATTCCATCAAGAATTGAAAACGGAATTTTAAAAGCAACTATAAACGAGTTTGCTGAACTAAGAATCAGGCAGGACCAGATTGCCCCCTGGATCGGAACTCCGAAAATCTCACTTGATGTTGATGATGGCTATGTGGTACACCTGCCGGTGACTGACACTGATTCAGGAATTGATTACAGAAGATCAGAGATTACTGTAAACGGAAATCCCGGTATTATTGAATTTGACCGGGATAAAAAAATTCTGATTTACTATCATCCTGAGTTTAAGCCCGGTACAGGAACCCATCAGATTTCGGCAACTGTCTACGACAGAAGCGGAAATCGTAATACGCGATTATTCACGATCTCCCACCCATAAGTAAAGACCCTGCCGGTATCAGCATTATGAAACCCGGCAGGTATCCACATTAAATGTATGCAATGCAGCTGATTTCAACTTTTACGTGTTTAGGCAGCGTTTCAACAGCTACTGTTTCGCGGGCCGGAGGATTTTCGCCGAAATATTCGCTGTAAATTTCATTTACTTCCTTAAAATCTCCCATGTCATCCAGGAAAATTGAACATTTCACCACTTTACCAAAACTGGTGCCTGCTTCCAGAAGTACCTGTTTCAGGTTTTCCATCACCTGACGCGTCTGTTTTTGAACACCACCCGGAACAACATCCATCGATGCGGGATCCAGCGGAATCTGACCGGCGCAATACACAATATTGTTATGAATAACAGCCTGGCTGTAAGGTCCGATCGCTGCCGGCGCTTTTTTTGTTTGAACTACAGTGTGATTCATGTCATTTAGATTTTTTAGAATTGAAACATTTTACTTTATCCGAACTTTAATATAAGGCTGTAATCGTGAACTCCGCTAAATTTCTTCCTGATGATTTCGTTGATTGCGATATGCTGAACTAATGTTTACTTTTGAACAACTCTAAAAAAATATTAACCGACATCTCATAAAAATATGAAGAGCCTAAAATTTATACTATTTCCATTCTTGTTGGCTGGATTTATCTGGGCATGTGAAGCTACTGATCCCCTTGTAAGTGAAATGGAGACCAACTCGCTACTTGGCAACTACGATGCCGTACTTGAAACCGCAAACCAGGCACTTGAACAAGACTCAAGCAATAGCCTGGCGTATTTCTACCGCGGACTTGCCTACGGATCACAAGCTTATGATATTGAACTTCCCTGGGAAAGAACGGAACGCTACGCTGATTCACGCCAGGCTTTTGTTTCAGCAAAAGAATGGATGGAGCGAGCAGAAAGCCGCCCGAGTGAATATGAAGAAATTGATGAAATTATTACCGGGTTCTGGGCAGAAGAACACAATGAGGCTGTCGGTTATCTAACAGATGACAGCCTCCGGGCAACAGTTGATGATCCGGAAAGATATGCAATCGGCCACCTCAACAATGCAATCACCATTCAGCCGGATAGCTCTCTCAGCTATATCGTCCTCGCCTCCACCCAGTTTAACCAGGGAGATGTTCCGGCATCTATTGAGACGTATGAAATGGCGATGCAGCGTATGGAAACGCCTGAAGTTGAAGATTATGAATTCCTGATCAGCCTCTATATTGATCAGGGCCGTTTCGACGATGCTGAAGCCCTTACGCAGGAAGCAGTTGAAAATCATCCGGATAACACACAGTTTATCCAGTTTCTGGCAGATATTTACATCCAGCAGGGAAATATGGATGAAGCAATTTCTATTATTGAGGAATTGATTGCCGATGAGCCTGATAACCCACAGTATTACCGCGTGTTGGGAACCCAGATTTATCAGAATGTTACTTCCATAAATGACCGAATCTCCCAGAAATATGACGAGGTTTTCCAGAAAGAGCGTGAGGCACGTCAGCTTTCAGGTGAAGAAGGTGAACGGGCGATGAACGAAGTGGAACAGCTGAGAGAAGAAATTGCTGAACTCGAAGCTGAATCACAAGAACTTACGGATATTGCTATCGAAAATATGGAAGAGGTGGTTCGCCTGAACCCCGATGATGATGATGGTTACAATATTCTTGGTATCATTTATCAAAATCAGGCCGCCCTCTATTTCGATCAGCGTAACAGCATTGTTGATGATCAGCAAAGAGTTCAGGAACTGGATGAACTGGCCCGTGAATCCCTTGAACAGGCCCGCCACAACTACGAGCGAGCCGCTGAAATTGATCCAAATGTTGCTGAGTACTGGGAATCACTCCTGCAGGTTTACACAAATCTGGGAATGGAAGAAGAAGCCCGCGAAGCGATGGAACGCGCCGACATGTAATGACAACATTGAACTGAGTTTTATATGATTAATTATCCAACCCGAATGACAGGCTTCGTGCTTGTCTTCGGGATTTTTTTTACCCTCTCTTGTGCATCTCTGTTTTCAACCGGCGAAAATGCCGAAAATCTTTACAATCAAAATAAATACGCCGCCGCTTTAGAAAAGGTGGACCGTGAATTAGCGGATGATCCGGAAAATCACCAGCTTACACTGCTGAAAACGCAGATTTTACGTGATTATGCTATCCATGAGCGTTCGCCTTCTGACAGGCAACTGCTGTACCAAAACTTAAGAAGCACGGCCGATGAGCTCCGCTTTTCTACGGATCAGTTTACCGCTAAATCTGATAGTGTTTTAAAATCAGCCTGGTCGCATGAACAAAGTGAAGGTGTGCGTCAGCTTCAGCAGGAAGAAAACACAGATATTGACAGGGTGATTGCTCACTTTTCGAATGCGATAACCATCATCCCCGATAGTATCGTAACTTACAATCTAAAAGCTACAACGCACTTCAGAAACAACGACCTTGGAAAAGCGATCGAAACGCTTGAATCCATTGAGAAATCCGGTTACAATCGTCCCCCGGAAACCGAGGAAAAACTTGCTTACCTCTACCTGGAAGCTGGTATGATCGACCAATCCATTGAAATTTATGAGCAGCTTGCTGCAAGTCATCCCGAGAGTGAAATTTATCGGCAGGGGCTGGTCAACGCATATATTCTTGGCGAACGCCATGGTCAATCCATTGAACTTCTTGAACAGCTTGCTGAAGAATTTCCAAACCGGGCAGAATACAGGGAGGCACTTGCTACCGAACGGTTTTACCTGCTAAAAATAGAGGCCCGGAACCAAATGGCTGCAGAGGAAATTTCTGAAGAAGATGCAGATCGCTATGTCACGGCTATCAATGATATATCAACGATTTACAGTGATATTGATAATGCACTTCCCACTTCAGAAGAGAGAAATGAACGCATTGCAGAATTTCATATCAGCGCATCCGGTCTTTTGAATGAATTAGGAACAGTTGCGGAGGCGGATTCCGACTTATCTCAGAAAGTTAGCGATGAAGCGGAAGCTCATCTGCATAATGCACTGCCCTACCTTCGCTCCTTATTCGAATCAAATGCTGATAATGTAGCCTATGCACAGAGATTGATACGGATATATAACCAGTTAGGAATGGAGCATGAAGCCGAAACGTTGGAGCGACAAATCAATTTTTAAATCTACCTATGAAATTTAATACCAAAACGATACACGCAGGACAAGAACCTGAGCGGACTACCGGGGCTGTGATGCCGCCGATTTTTCAAACATCAACCTATGCACAGGAAGCACCCAACGTTAACCAGGGATATGATTATGCCAGGGTTGGCAATCCTACCCGAACAGCACTTGAAAAAATGATCGCCGGTCTTGAAAATGCAGACCATGGAATCTGCTTTTCAAGTGGTGTAGCCGCGATTGACGCCATTATCCGGATGTTCAGGCCAGGTGATCATGTGGTGGCGAGCAACGATCTATATGGCGGCACATATCGTTTGTTTACAAAAATGTTTGAGCCGTTTGGTATTACATTTTCCTTTGTTGATATGACTAACCTGGACAACGTTCAGGATGCGATTAGCAAAAAAACGAAGCTAATCTGGATCGAAACTCCTACTAATCCGCTGCTCCGTGTAGTGGATATCGCCGGAGTTATTGAGATCGCAAAAAAATGCGGTGCGCTTACAGCCGTTGACAATACATTTGCATCGCCATACCTGCAGCAGCCACTGGATCTCGGTGCAGATATTGCCATGCATTCAACTACAAAGTACCTGGGCGGGCACTCTGATACTATTGGCGGTGCGGTAGCAACATCCAGCCCGGAAGTGGAAGAAAATCTTCGGTTTCAAATTAAAACCACCGGTGCGGTTCCCGGCCCTATGGATTGCTACCTGGTGCTCAGAGGCATTAAAACACTTTCTGTCCGGATGCAGCGCTCTGTAGAGAATGCTGTACAAATTGTAGATTTTTTGAAAGATTCGCCCCAGGTGGAAGTCGTGCATTATCCCGGACTGCCATCACACCCCCAACACAACATTGCAAAAAAACAGATGCGTGACTTTGGTGCGATGGTATCTTTCAGCCTCAAAGACGATTCCATCGAAGCAGCTAACAACCTGATGAGCCGTACGAAAGTATTCACTCTCGCCGAAAGTCTTGGAGGCATAGAATCACTCATTAGTCACCCCGCAACGATGACACACGGATCTATTCCCAAAAACGTTCGTGAAAAAGCCGGGTTGTTCGATTCGCTGATTCGTCTCTCTGTTGGAATAGAAGATGCGGATGATCTTATAGATGATTTAAAACAAACATTGAACCGTTAAATCCACCGAAACTATGAAAAACGTTGTAGTCGTTAGCGCAAAACGAACACCCATTGGATCATTCGGGGGATCACTTTCCTCATTTTCAGCACCGGAACTTGGTTCAGCTGCTATCCTGGAAACCATCAAAAGTGCAGGTATTAAACCTGAGGATGTGCAGGAAGTTGTGATGGGGAATGTTCTCACAGCCGGAGTTGGGCAGGCACCCGCACGTCAGGCTGCCCTTAAAGCGGGATTAGCGAATATCACACCTGCAACTACAGTGAATAAAGTCTGTGCATCGGGAATGAAAGCTGTAATGATTGCGGCGGATCAAATAGCTCTCGGTCAGGC encodes the following:
- a CDS encoding cystathionine gamma-synthase, which produces MKFNTKTIHAGQEPERTTGAVMPPIFQTSTYAQEAPNVNQGYDYARVGNPTRTALEKMIAGLENADHGICFSSGVAAIDAIIRMFRPGDHVVASNDLYGGTYRLFTKMFEPFGITFSFVDMTNLDNVQDAISKKTKLIWIETPTNPLLRVVDIAGVIEIAKKCGALTAVDNTFASPYLQQPLDLGADIAMHSTTKYLGGHSDTIGGAVATSSPEVEENLRFQIKTTGAVPGPMDCYLVLRGIKTLSVRMQRSVENAVQIVDFLKDSPQVEVVHYPGLPSHPQHNIAKKQMRDFGAMVSFSLKDDSIEAANNLMSRTKVFTLAESLGGIESLISHPATMTHGSIPKNVREKAGLFDSLIRLSVGIEDADDLIDDLKQTLNR
- a CDS encoding M23 family metallopeptidase, whose product is MFSKQKLFHCLLVLLFWSSSAIPGQTQDLSFLSDSVSYLWPTNASPYLSSTFGETRSAHLHSGIDIRTWGREGYEVYATRDGIVHRIGISPNGYGKVIYLKHDDGSFSVYAHLHRFEPELRAYADSVRLQDYRFEIDRVIEGENFRFNRGDIIGYTGSTGVGPPHLHFELRTPDFKPFNPLLTNLSVADNLPPVFNGLAVEVLHPETLHFKEYRRVQPQSNQTGITDFGTIKTSEPIGLAVNVHDRANRTPNVYAVYELMTIADGDTLFHSKADRFGFGESQMMFLDRSYPILAATRRGYQRLFVVNGNRLPLYKSIKNRGVLALDAGIHKIDIIAKDIYGNESRATVNVEFENDISDLNISSVPAYPYHNFRQAGKRSQGHPNSAKPAPSYFITESVTGGPSANGDRRYIFTDRSNPESAGKTLIPGRKSTLPSINNRAWMDIPADALYDTLSVTMTYNTTGDIPAIRFSPNRLPVNRPLDITMILPESHRNLNGLGLYSYDEFRNRYVFIPSRIENGILKATINEFAELRIRQDQIAPWIGTPKISLDVDDGYVVHLPVTDTDSGIDYRRSEITVNGNPGIIEFDRDKKILIYYHPEFKPGTGTHQISATVYDRSGNRNTRLFTISHP
- a CDS encoding lipopolysaccharide assembly protein LapB; translation: MINYPTRMTGFVLVFGIFFTLSCASLFSTGENAENLYNQNKYAAALEKVDRELADDPENHQLTLLKTQILRDYAIHERSPSDRQLLYQNLRSTADELRFSTDQFTAKSDSVLKSAWSHEQSEGVRQLQQEENTDIDRVIAHFSNAITIIPDSIVTYNLKATTHFRNNDLGKAIETLESIEKSGYNRPPETEEKLAYLYLEAGMIDQSIEIYEQLAASHPESEIYRQGLVNAYILGERHGQSIELLEQLAEEFPNRAEYREALATERFYLLKIEARNQMAAEEISEEDADRYVTAINDISTIYSDIDNALPTSEERNERIAEFHISASGLLNELGTVAEADSDLSQKVSDEAEAHLHNALPYLRSLFESNADNVAYAQRLIRIYNQLGMEHEAETLERQINF
- a CDS encoding RidA family protein, with protein sequence MNHTVVQTKKAPAAIGPYSQAVIHNNIVYCAGQIPLDPASMDVVPGGVQKQTRQVMENLKQVLLEAGTSFGKVVKCSIFLDDMGDFKEVNEIYSEYFGENPPARETVAVETLPKHVKVEISCIAYI
- a CDS encoding lipopolysaccharide assembly protein LapB, encoding MKSLKFILFPFLLAGFIWACEATDPLVSEMETNSLLGNYDAVLETANQALEQDSSNSLAYFYRGLAYGSQAYDIELPWERTERYADSRQAFVSAKEWMERAESRPSEYEEIDEIITGFWAEEHNEAVGYLTDDSLRATVDDPERYAIGHLNNAITIQPDSSLSYIVLASTQFNQGDVPASIETYEMAMQRMETPEVEDYEFLISLYIDQGRFDDAEALTQEAVENHPDNTQFIQFLADIYIQQGNMDEAISIIEELIADEPDNPQYYRVLGTQIYQNVTSINDRISQKYDEVFQKEREARQLSGEEGERAMNEVEQLREEIAELEAESQELTDIAIENMEEVVRLNPDDDDGYNILGIIYQNQAALYFDQRNSIVDDQQRVQELDELARESLEQARHNYERAAEIDPNVAEYWESLLQVYTNLGMEEEAREAMERADM